A single region of the Sphingomonas sp. LY29 genome encodes:
- a CDS encoding O-antigen ligase family protein, translated as MIAKLQNWVAPIYLALCLLLGGSVQGIWAAMVLQILGIVILGWASFGSQRGRPHRGETVLRWIVVAAIGFVFLQLVPLPASLWESLPGRSLLADGFRTLGLSAEAMPMSLSPYDTLTTLPTLIPPIAMLVAVLRLSESNAVRLAATLVGTTLLAVMLGVLQSSMSDPDSSVYLYPISNFGTAVGFFANSNHMATLLLVAIPMIMALGATILESSKDSRKKSAAIALTAAGVGVVLVGLALNRSFAGYGLAVPVALASAATILAVKSRMLRRAAAGLAVAALLGVAVLIASPLGNKLMAGDDSVSISSRGEILETTKSAIDEFGLIGTGLGTYSKVYPLFEQPSKVDRTFINHAHNDYAEILLELGFAGVLLIVIFMLWWLARVRDVVTTPSADHFAMASTIATATILIHSAVDYPLRTAAIASVFAMCLGLMMASRRIARGEDDLRPTRHLVID; from the coding sequence ATGATCGCGAAACTGCAGAATTGGGTGGCTCCCATCTATCTTGCGCTCTGCCTGCTTTTGGGCGGAAGCGTCCAGGGGATCTGGGCGGCGATGGTCCTCCAGATACTGGGCATTGTCATTCTGGGCTGGGCCAGCTTTGGTTCGCAGCGTGGCCGTCCTCATCGTGGGGAGACGGTGCTGCGTTGGATCGTCGTCGCGGCGATCGGCTTCGTCTTTCTGCAGCTCGTTCCTTTGCCCGCATCTTTGTGGGAGTCATTGCCAGGCCGCAGCTTGCTGGCGGACGGGTTCAGGACGCTGGGTCTGTCGGCGGAAGCGATGCCGATGTCCTTGTCGCCCTATGACACCCTGACGACGTTGCCGACGCTCATTCCGCCCATTGCAATGCTGGTGGCGGTGCTCCGGCTGAGCGAGTCGAACGCGGTTAGGCTGGCCGCAACGTTGGTCGGAACGACGCTCCTGGCAGTCATGCTAGGCGTTCTGCAATCGTCGATGTCGGACCCGGATTCGTCGGTTTATCTCTACCCGATCAGCAATTTCGGGACGGCCGTCGGCTTCTTCGCCAACAGCAATCACATGGCGACGTTGCTGCTGGTCGCCATTCCGATGATTATGGCGCTCGGCGCCACCATCCTCGAATCTTCGAAGGATTCGCGAAAGAAGTCTGCTGCGATTGCGTTGACCGCGGCCGGGGTTGGGGTCGTGCTGGTCGGACTTGCACTCAATCGCTCCTTCGCCGGATATGGTCTCGCAGTTCCCGTCGCGTTGGCGAGTGCGGCTACGATCCTTGCCGTGAAGTCGCGGATGTTACGGCGTGCCGCTGCGGGACTGGCAGTCGCCGCCTTGCTCGGTGTCGCTGTACTCATCGCCAGCCCGCTTGGGAACAAGCTGATGGCAGGGGACGACAGCGTGTCGATCAGTTCGCGCGGGGAGATCCTAGAGACGACGAAGTCGGCCATCGACGAGTTTGGTCTGATCGGGACTGGACTCGGCACCTACTCGAAAGTTTATCCGCTCTTCGAACAGCCTTCGAAGGTCGATCGCACGTTCATCAACCATGCCCACAATGACTACGCCGAAATCCTGCTGGAACTCGGCTTCGCCGGCGTGCTGCTGATCGTCATCTTCATGCTGTGGTGGCTGGCACGGGTCAGGGATGTGGTGACAACACCATCGGCGGATCATTTTGCAATGGCGTCGACCATCGCTACGGCGACGATCCTAATTCACTCGGCGGTCGACTATCCGCTGAGGACCGCCGCGATCGCTTCAGTCTTCGCTATGTGTCTCGGCCTGATGATGGCCTCGCGGCGGATCGCTCGCGGGGAGGATGATCTCCGGCCGACGCGGCATCTCGTCATCGACTGA
- a CDS encoding polysaccharide biosynthesis tyrosine autokinase: MNNNIAVSDDNTWVVDRYSPDQRPQAPQKEQGMLPGLDFAALFRIVSHWRWLILGAIALGILAAIVVTMLTKPMYRSFVTLEVSPPTVEIMDERRRESATAQTNWGVIATQVGLLSSRAIAERTAQDLNLANNEDFVGTGGTAESRLEIATSRVAGGLDVKAPKEGQLIEYSYEAETPQLAASIANGVADSFINSTLQRRYDASAYARTFLERQIVKVRSDLERSERQLVAYAQAQGIINIGSGENGQPNGDVGSLQGESLVALNQALSAAVARRVAAEGAYRQSMTVGPTTEDNSGTQALRQSRAALEAEYQDKRTLMKPDHPEMLSLRSRIDELNRQISRETSQVASGRSNSLLSEYRGAQAAENALQGRVNALKGSVLNLRGRSIQYNILQREVDTNRSLYDALLQRFKEVGVAGGIGSAPVSIVDKAEVPGGPFRPNLFFNLLLGSLFGLVLGMLTAIALEFLYDTIKTREDVRSKLGLACLGAIPKTTGKDSFVDELKDPKSIVSEAYSSVVASLRFSTEGGLPKTLVVTSTRPSEGKSSSSLALSQNFARRGARVLLMDSDLRKPAFKAASDKYGLTRLLTDEGEDLRKHVLPTQFENLWLMPSGPIPPNPADLLSTGRFQQILAEASGHFDIIVIDAPPVMGLADSLMLASFANAVMFVVESGKTRTKAALEALGMLRGTGAQIVGATLTKAAEDMGGYGYKAYGYGAIDKKRTEILMIPHEGDA, from the coding sequence TTGAATAACAACATCGCTGTTAGCGATGACAACACGTGGGTTGTCGATCGCTATTCGCCAGATCAGCGCCCGCAGGCTCCGCAAAAAGAGCAGGGCATGTTGCCCGGCCTCGACTTTGCGGCGCTGTTCCGCATCGTCAGCCATTGGCGCTGGCTAATCCTTGGCGCGATCGCACTCGGGATCTTGGCCGCGATCGTCGTGACGATGCTGACGAAGCCGATGTACCGGTCGTTCGTGACGCTGGAGGTCAGCCCGCCGACCGTAGAAATCATGGACGAACGACGCCGCGAGTCGGCGACAGCGCAGACGAACTGGGGTGTGATCGCTACCCAAGTCGGTCTCCTGTCGAGCCGGGCCATCGCCGAGCGTACGGCGCAGGATCTGAACCTTGCGAACAACGAAGACTTCGTCGGAACAGGCGGGACCGCAGAATCGCGTCTCGAGATCGCGACGTCTCGTGTCGCCGGAGGGTTGGACGTCAAGGCGCCCAAGGAAGGCCAACTGATCGAGTACAGCTACGAGGCCGAGACGCCGCAGCTGGCGGCCTCGATCGCCAATGGCGTGGCGGACAGCTTCATTAATTCGACGCTGCAGCGCCGATACGATGCCTCTGCGTACGCGCGAACCTTCCTGGAGCGTCAGATCGTCAAGGTGCGGAGCGATCTCGAACGCTCCGAGCGGCAGCTGGTGGCCTACGCCCAGGCGCAGGGGATCATCAACATCGGTAGCGGCGAGAATGGCCAGCCCAACGGCGACGTCGGGTCTCTCCAGGGTGAATCGCTGGTGGCCTTGAACCAGGCTTTGTCGGCCGCCGTAGCTCGGCGCGTTGCCGCGGAGGGCGCTTACCGTCAGTCCATGACCGTCGGACCGACGACCGAAGACAATAGCGGCACCCAGGCGCTTCGTCAGTCGCGCGCGGCGCTCGAGGCCGAGTATCAGGACAAGCGGACGCTCATGAAGCCGGATCACCCGGAAATGCTGAGCCTTCGTTCGCGGATCGACGAATTGAACCGGCAGATCAGCCGCGAAACGTCGCAGGTCGCGTCTGGCCGTTCGAACAGCCTGCTTAGCGAATATCGGGGGGCGCAGGCCGCCGAGAATGCGCTTCAGGGCCGCGTGAACGCGCTGAAGGGCTCGGTGCTCAACCTGCGTGGACGCAGCATTCAGTATAATATTCTGCAGCGGGAAGTAGACACCAACCGCAGCCTCTATGACGCCCTGCTGCAGCGCTTCAAGGAAGTCGGCGTCGCGGGCGGGATCGGGTCGGCACCCGTGTCGATCGTCGACAAGGCAGAAGTGCCCGGCGGTCCGTTCAGGCCGAACCTGTTCTTCAACCTGCTGCTTGGGTCGCTCTTCGGTCTCGTCCTCGGCATGTTGACCGCGATCGCGCTCGAATTCCTCTACGACACCATCAAGACCCGTGAGGACGTTCGTTCGAAGCTGGGCCTCGCCTGCCTTGGCGCAATACCGAAGACCACCGGCAAGGACAGCTTCGTCGACGAGTTGAAGGACCCCAAGTCGATCGTCTCCGAAGCCTATTCGTCGGTCGTGGCGTCACTGCGGTTCAGTACCGAAGGCGGGCTTCCGAAGACGTTGGTAGTCACGTCCACCCGGCCGTCGGAAGGCAAGTCGTCGTCGTCTCTAGCGCTGTCGCAGAACTTCGCTCGTCGCGGCGCGCGGGTGCTGCTGATGGACTCGGATCTTCGCAAGCCGGCATTCAAGGCGGCGTCGGACAAATATGGCCTAACTCGTCTTCTGACCGACGAGGGCGAGGATTTGCGCAAGCATGTCCTTCCGACACAGTTCGAGAACCTCTGGCTGATGCCGAGCGGGCCGATCCCGCCGAATCCGGCCGATCTGTTGTCGACCGGACGGTTCCAGCAGATCCTGGCCGAAGCGTCGGGTCACTTCGACATCATCGTCATCGACGCTCCGCCGGTGATGGGCCTGGCCGACTCCCTGATGCTCGCGTCCTTCGCCAACGCCGTCATGTTCGTGGTCGAAAGCGGAAAGACGCGGACCAAGGCGGCGCTGGAGGCGCTTGGAATGCTTCGCGGAACCGGGGCACAGATCGTTGGCGCAACCTTGACCAAGGCTGCGGAAGACATGGGCGGTTACGGCTATAAGGCGTACGGCTATGGCGCCATCGACAAGAAGCGGACCGAGATCCTGATGATACCGCACGAAGGTGACGCCTGA